Proteins encoded together in one Aerosakkonema funiforme FACHB-1375 window:
- a CDS encoding ABC transporter substrate-binding protein: protein MNWFPVSSQQLRSFAKFFGLFCLCFFLVISCGKRPTATGPNTSTNTGTGSDRLTIGTTLKPRTLDPADAYELAANNVLYSLGDRLYTYKLGSDEIVPQLATALPKISKDGLTYTIPLRQGVVFHDGTPFNAEAMAFSLERFIKNGGKPSSLLSDIVASVKATGEYELTINLKNAFAPFPSLLAFSGVCAVSPKAYEIGNGKFIPTKFVGTGPYKLVQFTPNSIRLDVFDKYWGEKPANRGIDFQILSSSVNLYNSITTGSVDIGYQSLEPEQIVGLQDGSKTGGWQAIEAQGNVMNYMVLNTKQKPLDKPEVRQAIASLLDRKLINQRVLKNQGEPAYSMIPKTFDAYKPTFEQAYGDGNITKAKELLTKAGFSKENPLKLEVWYSSGSAIRQQVATLLSEYAKQQLEGIVQIQPQTVESASFFANIRKGIYQSALLDWYPDFTDPDNYIQPLLSCSKGTEATGCQEGASQSQGSFYYSDRMNQLIKQQRAEQDPQKRKQIFAEIQDLLAKDVPLIPLWQSKDYAFAKKGLSGVQLDPIQQLPLWEIKKA, encoded by the coding sequence ATGAACTGGTTTCCTGTATCCTCCCAACAATTGCGTTCCTTTGCAAAATTTTTCGGTCTGTTTTGTCTGTGTTTTTTTCTAGTTATCAGCTGCGGTAAACGCCCAACAGCCACTGGGCCAAATACTTCGACCAATACTGGTACTGGCAGCGATCGCCTTACAATAGGCACAACGCTCAAACCCCGCACCCTCGATCCGGCTGACGCATACGAACTCGCCGCTAACAACGTCCTTTACAGCTTGGGCGATCGTCTTTACACTTACAAACTAGGCTCTGACGAAATCGTACCGCAACTCGCTACAGCACTTCCCAAAATCAGCAAAGATGGCTTGACTTACACTATCCCATTGCGTCAGGGAGTTGTTTTTCATGATGGCACTCCCTTCAACGCTGAAGCAATGGCTTTTTCTCTAGAACGTTTTATTAAAAACGGTGGCAAACCTTCATCGCTTTTATCGGATATCGTTGCATCTGTAAAAGCTACTGGAGAATACGAACTCACCATTAACTTAAAGAATGCCTTTGCGCCGTTTCCATCACTTTTAGCTTTCTCCGGTGTCTGCGCCGTCTCGCCAAAAGCTTACGAAATCGGTAATGGTAAATTCATTCCTACGAAATTTGTAGGAACTGGCCCTTACAAATTGGTTCAGTTTACACCGAACTCAATCCGCCTCGATGTTTTTGATAAGTATTGGGGTGAAAAACCAGCGAATCGGGGAATTGATTTTCAGATTCTCAGCAGTTCGGTGAATTTGTATAATTCTATCACTACAGGTAGTGTAGACATTGGCTATCAAAGTTTAGAACCGGAACAGATTGTCGGTTTGCAAGATGGCTCGAAAACAGGCGGATGGCAAGCGATCGAAGCCCAAGGTAATGTGATGAATTATATGGTATTGAATACCAAACAGAAACCTCTGGATAAACCGGAAGTCAGACAGGCGATCGCTTCTTTGCTAGACCGCAAACTGATTAACCAGCGCGTTCTCAAAAACCAGGGAGAACCTGCTTATAGCATGATACCTAAAACATTCGATGCCTATAAGCCAACATTTGAACAAGCTTATGGCGATGGCAATATTACCAAAGCTAAAGAACTCTTAACTAAAGCTGGATTTTCAAAAGAAAACCCCCTCAAGTTAGAAGTGTGGTATTCTTCAGGTTCCGCAATTCGTCAGCAGGTTGCCACTTTGTTGAGCGAATATGCCAAACAACAACTGGAAGGCATAGTTCAAATTCAACCCCAAACAGTTGAATCGGCAAGTTTCTTCGCCAACATTCGCAAAGGAATTTATCAAAGCGCTTTGTTAGATTGGTATCCGGATTTCACAGATCCTGACAACTACATTCAGCCTTTATTGAGTTGTTCTAAAGGCACAGAAGCAACAGGTTGTCAAGAGGGAGCGAGTCAAAGTCAAGGGTCATTTTATTATAGCGATCGCATGAATCAGCTAATTAAACAACAACGCGCCGAACAAGACCCGCAAAAGCGCAAACAAATCTTTGCTGAAATTCAAGACCTCCTAGCCAAAGATGTACCCCTGATTCCTCTCTGGCAAAGTAAAGACTATGCTTTTGCTAAAAAAGGATTGTCAGGCGTTCAGCTAGATCCAATTCAGCAACTACCCCTCTGGGAAATTAAGAAAGCTTAG